In Lentimicrobiaceae bacterium, a single window of DNA contains:
- the trxB gene encoding thioredoxin-disulfide reductase — MEKTELIKCLIIGSGPAGYTSAIYTARAGLKPVLYTGLQMGGQLTTTTEVENFPGFPEGIDGNTLMENMMNQAKRFDVDIRFGIINEVNLKTYPFEVVTDDGKQIKAESLIIATGATARRLGIESEKKYNGHGVSACATCDGFFYRGADIAVVGGGDTACEEATYLAKLGRKVYMIVRRDEFRASKPMQERVFKTPNIEVLWNSVTDEILGDGNVVTGVRIKNVKTNETREIDIQGFFVAIGHVPNTDIFKGQLDLDEAGYLITKPDSTRTNIEGVYAAGDVQDRVFRQAITAAATGCMAALEAERWLAEKE, encoded by the coding sequence ATGGAAAAGACAGAACTCATTAAATGCTTAATTATCGGTTCGGGACCTGCCGGATATACTTCAGCTATATATACAGCCAGAGCAGGCTTAAAACCCGTATTATACACCGGTTTACAAATGGGCGGACAGCTCACTACAACTACCGAAGTGGAAAACTTTCCGGGCTTCCCCGAAGGTATTGACGGTAATACCTTGATGGAAAATATGATGAATCAGGCTAAACGCTTTGATGTAGATATCAGGTTTGGAATAATTAACGAAGTAAACCTAAAAACCTATCCTTTTGAAGTTGTAACCGACGACGGCAAGCAAATTAAAGCCGAAAGCTTAATAATAGCAACGGGAGCCACAGCACGTCGCTTAGGCATTGAATCGGAGAAAAAATATAACGGACATGGCGTTTCGGCTTGTGCTACTTGCGACGGTTTCTTTTACAGAGGTGCCGATATTGCTGTTGTTGGTGGTGGCGATACTGCCTGCGAAGAAGCTACCTATTTGGCAAAATTGGGAAGAAAAGTTTACATGATAGTACGCCGCGACGAGTTTAGAGCAAGCAAACCTATGCAAGAAAGAGTTTTTAAAACTCCGAACATTGAAGTTTTGTGGAATAGCGTTACCGACGAAATATTAGGCGATGGCAACGTAGTTACAGGCGTTAGAATTAAAAACGTTAAAACTAACGAAACAAGAGAAATTGATATTCAAGGATTTTTTGTAGCCATTGGTCACGTTCCTAACACTGATATTTTTAAAGGTCAGCTTGACTTAGACGAAGCCGGATATCTTATCACAAAACCCGATAGCACACGCACCAATATTGAAGGTGTTTACGCAGCTGGCGACGTTCAAGACCGTGTTTTCAGACAAGCTATTACCGCTGCTGCCACAGGCTGTATGGCTGCTCTTGAAGCTGAAAGATGGCTTGCCGAAAAGGAATAA